The following proteins come from a genomic window of Pleuronectes platessa chromosome 2, fPlePla1.1, whole genome shotgun sequence:
- the bap1 gene encoding ubiquitin carboxyl-terminal hydrolase BAP1 isoform X2 yields MNKGWLELESDPGLFTLLVEDFGVKGFQVEEIYDLQSKCPSPVYGFIFLFKWIEERRSRRKVNTLVDETSVIDEEIVNDMFFAHQLIPNSCATHALLSVLLNCSGVELGTTLSRMKAFTKGFSPESKGYAIGNAPELARAHNSHARPEPRHLPEKQNGISAVRTMEAFHFVSYVPIKDRLFELDGLKAYPIDHGPWGEEEEWTDKARRVIMERIGLATAGEPYHDIRFNLMAVVPDRRVKYESKLEILKRNRQTVLEGLQKMIRLTQPELVHDKKQQDSSSPDDSTKVIKKETDVEPITSKGASKGNTKVMGKPTVPSGGGTQQGTSPDPIVQRLPAFLDNHNYAKLPMQEEEDLAAVVGRSRILGPPKPPYSDDEDYEDDEEEVTGSASTSNRFRRKASLRSRPGRAVAGMESQIALTVLAEKLKKEAQKKDALNTPLSVRTEGRTGGICITSASQPSPTPSNESTDTASEIGSAFNSPLRSPARSQAATRPSSPVASHLSRVLFGEDEMLRLDSRHNRAVRELGPSVSLAMLHLQEDGIIYALPPSDCAAEGTKQPEKIKEEEQAGVVEGEKEEEKQGPSVKVKEEESKDGAEVKPSIEKLPATDTAAGSKPAGDKYSPKELLALLKCVEADIANYEVYLKEEVEKRKKYKIDDQRRTHNYDEFICTFISMLAQEGMLASLVEQNISVRRRQGVSIGRLHKQRKPDRRKRSRPYKAKRQ; encoded by the exons ATGAACAAAGGCTGGCTGGAGCTCGAGAGCGACCCGG GGCTGTTCACTCTGCTGGTGGAAGATTTTG gtgtgaaaggtttcCAGGTAGAGGAAATCTATGATCTTCAAAGCAAATGTCCAAG tcctGTGTATGGGTTCATCTTCTTGTTCAAGTGGATCGAGGAACGTCGATCCAGGAGGAAAGTCAACACTTTGGTGGATGAGACCTCTGTCATCGATGAGGAAATTGTAAATGATATGTTCTTTGCTCATCAG CTTATACCGAATTCATGTGCCACCCACGCCTTGTTGAGTGTGCTCCTGAACTGCAGTGGTGTCGAGCTTGGCACCACTCTGAGTCGCATGAAGGCTTTCACTAAAGGCTTTAGTCCAGAG AGTAAAGGTTACGCAATAGGAAATGCCCCAGAGCTTGCCAGAGCACACAACAGCCATGCCAG ACCGGAGCCCAGGCACCTGCCGGAGAAACAGAATGGAATCAGTGCAGTGCGAACCATGGAAGCATTCCATTTTGTTAGCTATGTGCCCATCAAAGACCGTCTCTTTGAGCTCGACGGACTCAAGGCTTACCCCATTGACCATG GGCcttggggagaggaggaggaatggaCTGATAAAGCTCGGCGTGTTATCATGGAGAGGATTGGACTGGCCACTGCTGG TGAGCCATACCATGATATCCGCTTCAACTTGATGGCGGTGGTGCCTGACCGCAGAGTTAAGTACGAGTCCAAACTGGAGATTCTGAAGAGGAATCGACAGACTGTTCTCGAGGGTCTACAGAAG ATGATCCGGCTCACCCAGCCGGAGCTGGTACATGACAAGAAGCAGCAGGACTCCTCCTCACCTGATGACAGCACCAAAGTgataaagaaagagacagatgtgGAGCCAATTACATCCAAGGGGGCATCTAAAG GAAACACTAAGGTCATGGGCAAACCAACAGTCCCCTCTGGAGGAGGTACTCAGCAGGGCACCAGTCCCGACCCAATTGTTCAACGTCTGCCTGCTTTCCTGGACAACCACAACTACGCCAAGCTTCCGATGCAG gaggaagaggatctcGCTGCTGTAGTTGGTCGCTCTCGGATATTGGGGCCTCCCAAACCACCATACTCCGATGATGAAGActatgaggatgatgaggaggaagtaaCTGGTTCTGCAAGCACTTCAAACAG GTTTAGGCGGAAAGCAAGTCTGCGTTCACGACCAGGACGGGCTGTGGCTGGAATGGAAAGCCAGATTGCTTTGACTGTCTTGGCTGAGAAACTGAAGAAAGAGGCCCAGAAGAAAGATGCCCTAAATACACCTCTCTCCGTACGCACAGAGGGCCGCACGGGGGGCATTTGTATCACATCTGCCTCACAGCCCTCCCCCACGCCGAGCAACGAAAGCACCGACACAGCCTCTGAGATCGGCAGTGCCTTCAACTCCCCACTGCGCTCGCCTGCACGCTCCCAGGCTGCGACGCGGCCGTCCAGTCCGGTTGCATCCCATCTGTCCCGTGTGCTGTTTGGGGAAGATGAAATGCTCAGGCTGGACTCTAGACATAATCGTGCTGTGAGAGAACTGGGTCCGTCTGTCAGCCTAGCCATGTTACACCTTCAGGAGGATGGAATCATCTATGCTCTGCCTCCATCTG ATTGTGCTGCTGAGGGTACAAAGCAGCCTGAGAAGATAAAAGAGGAAGAGCAAGCAGGAGTGgtagaaggagagaaggaggaagagaagcaggGACCATCTGTGAAggtgaaagaagaggagagcaaAGATGGAGCAGAGGTGAAACCCAGCATCGAAAAACTCCCTGCTACGGATACTGCTGCAGGCAGCAAGCCCGCCGGGGATAAGTATTCACCAAAA GAGCTGCTCGCACTGCTTAAGTGTGTAGAAGCCGATATCGCAAATTATGAAGTGTATCTAAAGGAAGAagtggaaaagagaaagaaatacaaa ATAGACGATCAGAGGAGGACACACAATTACGATGAGTTCATCTGCACCTTTATTTCAATGCTGGCCCAAGAAG
- the bap1 gene encoding ubiquitin carboxyl-terminal hydrolase BAP1 isoform X1, with protein MNKGWLELESDPGLFTLLVEDFGVKGFQVEEIYDLQSKCPSPVYGFIFLFKWIEERRSRRKVNTLVDETSVIDEEIVNDMFFAHQLIPNSCATHALLSVLLNCSGVELGTTLSRMKAFTKGFSPESKGYAIGNAPELARAHNSHARPEPRHLPEKQNGISAVRTMEAFHFVSYVPIKDRLFELDGLKAYPIDHGPWGEEEEWTDKARRVIMERIGLATAGEPYHDIRFNLMAVVPDRRVKYESKLEILKRNRQTVLEGLQKMIRLTQPELVHDKKQQDSSSPDDSTKVIKKETDVEPITSKGASKGNTKVMGKPTVPSGGGTQQGTSPDPIVQRLPAFLDNHNYAKLPMQEEEDLAAVVGRSRILGPPKPPYSDDEDYEDDEEEVTGSASTSNRFRRKASLRSRPGRAVAGMESQIALTVLAEKLKKEAQKKDALNTPLSVRTEGRTGGICITSASQPSPTPSNESTDTASEIGSAFNSPLRSPARSQAATRPSSPVASHLSRVLFGEDEMLRLDSRHNRAVRELGPSVSLAMLHLQEDGIIYALPPSVDCAAEGTKQPEKIKEEEQAGVVEGEKEEEKQGPSVKVKEEESKDGAEVKPSIEKLPATDTAAGSKPAGDKYSPKELLALLKCVEADIANYEVYLKEEVEKRKKYKIDDQRRTHNYDEFICTFISMLAQEGMLASLVEQNISVRRRQGVSIGRLHKQRKPDRRKRSRPYKAKRQ; from the exons ATGAACAAAGGCTGGCTGGAGCTCGAGAGCGACCCGG GGCTGTTCACTCTGCTGGTGGAAGATTTTG gtgtgaaaggtttcCAGGTAGAGGAAATCTATGATCTTCAAAGCAAATGTCCAAG tcctGTGTATGGGTTCATCTTCTTGTTCAAGTGGATCGAGGAACGTCGATCCAGGAGGAAAGTCAACACTTTGGTGGATGAGACCTCTGTCATCGATGAGGAAATTGTAAATGATATGTTCTTTGCTCATCAG CTTATACCGAATTCATGTGCCACCCACGCCTTGTTGAGTGTGCTCCTGAACTGCAGTGGTGTCGAGCTTGGCACCACTCTGAGTCGCATGAAGGCTTTCACTAAAGGCTTTAGTCCAGAG AGTAAAGGTTACGCAATAGGAAATGCCCCAGAGCTTGCCAGAGCACACAACAGCCATGCCAG ACCGGAGCCCAGGCACCTGCCGGAGAAACAGAATGGAATCAGTGCAGTGCGAACCATGGAAGCATTCCATTTTGTTAGCTATGTGCCCATCAAAGACCGTCTCTTTGAGCTCGACGGACTCAAGGCTTACCCCATTGACCATG GGCcttggggagaggaggaggaatggaCTGATAAAGCTCGGCGTGTTATCATGGAGAGGATTGGACTGGCCACTGCTGG TGAGCCATACCATGATATCCGCTTCAACTTGATGGCGGTGGTGCCTGACCGCAGAGTTAAGTACGAGTCCAAACTGGAGATTCTGAAGAGGAATCGACAGACTGTTCTCGAGGGTCTACAGAAG ATGATCCGGCTCACCCAGCCGGAGCTGGTACATGACAAGAAGCAGCAGGACTCCTCCTCACCTGATGACAGCACCAAAGTgataaagaaagagacagatgtgGAGCCAATTACATCCAAGGGGGCATCTAAAG GAAACACTAAGGTCATGGGCAAACCAACAGTCCCCTCTGGAGGAGGTACTCAGCAGGGCACCAGTCCCGACCCAATTGTTCAACGTCTGCCTGCTTTCCTGGACAACCACAACTACGCCAAGCTTCCGATGCAG gaggaagaggatctcGCTGCTGTAGTTGGTCGCTCTCGGATATTGGGGCCTCCCAAACCACCATACTCCGATGATGAAGActatgaggatgatgaggaggaagtaaCTGGTTCTGCAAGCACTTCAAACAG GTTTAGGCGGAAAGCAAGTCTGCGTTCACGACCAGGACGGGCTGTGGCTGGAATGGAAAGCCAGATTGCTTTGACTGTCTTGGCTGAGAAACTGAAGAAAGAGGCCCAGAAGAAAGATGCCCTAAATACACCTCTCTCCGTACGCACAGAGGGCCGCACGGGGGGCATTTGTATCACATCTGCCTCACAGCCCTCCCCCACGCCGAGCAACGAAAGCACCGACACAGCCTCTGAGATCGGCAGTGCCTTCAACTCCCCACTGCGCTCGCCTGCACGCTCCCAGGCTGCGACGCGGCCGTCCAGTCCGGTTGCATCCCATCTGTCCCGTGTGCTGTTTGGGGAAGATGAAATGCTCAGGCTGGACTCTAGACATAATCGTGCTGTGAGAGAACTGGGTCCGTCTGTCAGCCTAGCCATGTTACACCTTCAGGAGGATGGAATCATCTATGCTCTGCCTCCATCTG TAGATTGTGCTGCTGAGGGTACAAAGCAGCCTGAGAAGATAAAAGAGGAAGAGCAAGCAGGAGTGgtagaaggagagaaggaggaagagaagcaggGACCATCTGTGAAggtgaaagaagaggagagcaaAGATGGAGCAGAGGTGAAACCCAGCATCGAAAAACTCCCTGCTACGGATACTGCTGCAGGCAGCAAGCCCGCCGGGGATAAGTATTCACCAAAA GAGCTGCTCGCACTGCTTAAGTGTGTAGAAGCCGATATCGCAAATTATGAAGTGTATCTAAAGGAAGAagtggaaaagagaaagaaatacaaa ATAGACGATCAGAGGAGGACACACAATTACGATGAGTTCATCTGCACCTTTATTTCAATGCTGGCCCAAGAAG